One Manihot esculenta cultivar AM560-2 chromosome 6, M.esculenta_v8, whole genome shotgun sequence DNA segment encodes these proteins:
- the LOC110618045 gene encoding ubiquitin-conjugating enzyme E2 10, whose protein sequence is MASKRILKELKDLQKDPPTSCSAGPVAEDMFHWQATIMGPPDSPYAGGVFLVTIHFPPDYPFKPPKVAFRTKVFHPNINSNGSICLDILKEQWSPALTISKVLLSICSLLTDPNPDDPLVPEIAHMYKTDRNKYETTARSWTQKYAMG, encoded by the exons ATGGCTTCCAAGCGGATCTTGAAGGAACTCAAGGATTTGCAGAAAGATCCTCCTACATCATGCAGTGCTG GTCCTGTTGCTGAAGACATGTTCCATTGGCAAGCAACAATCATGGGTCCTCCAGATAGTCCATATGCTGGCGGTGTTTTCCTGGTCACTATCCATTTCCCTCCAGATTATCCATTTAAGCCTCCCAAG GTAGCTTTCAGAACAAAGGTATTCCACCCAAATATAAATAGCAATGGAAGCATTTGCCTAGACATATTGAAGGAGCAGTGGAGCCCTGCATTAACCATATCCAAG GTGTTGCTTTCAATCTGCTCATTGTTGACAGATCCCAATCCTGATGATCCTTTAGTGCCAGAGATTGCTCATATGTACAAGACAGACAGAAATAAGTATGAGACAACTGCAAGAAGCTGGACCCAGAAGTATGCCATGGGCTAA